From the Longimicrobium terrae genome, the window GCCCCGGCGCCGCGGCCGCTTCGGGCTGCGCGGCCGGTCGCGCGCCACCGTCGTGGAGCACGGCGGATATGACGGCATGCCGCTGAACGACGCGGATTCGTACACGGCCAGCCCGTCGGTGGAGTACGGCAGTCGGTACGGAAACGAGTACCGCCGCCCGGGCATCCTGGGCGCCAACGGCGAGCCCGCCCGCGGCGAGGACGACCTGTACGGCGGCATCGATCCGCTTCCGTCCCCGATCTGAGTTCGGGACGCGGACCGTGCTTTCGGGGCGCCGGCATTCGTGCCGGCGCCCCGTTCTCGTTTCGTACGCGTGCTCGGTTGAACGGCAACTGCACTCACGCGGAGGTCGCGGGGGTCGCGGAGGTCGCGGGGGAAGGGATGGTGGGTCGCGGGGGAAGGGATGGTGGGTCGCGGATGGATGCGCGGTCCGACTCGGGCCTCGTGCCACACTCGAACCTGTCATCCTGAGCGGAGCGCCGCGCCGGACTGTCCGCGTGACAGGAACCATGGCGCGCAGTCGAAGGATCTTGCCACTGTGGATGCGGAGTTCCCGGCAGGACGGAATTGGACTGGACTCGAGGTGCGGTGCTCGGGGCAGGCAATGTGGCAAGATCCTTCGACTCGCTGCATGCATTGTCGCCGCTGAGACAGCGCCGCCGCCGCTCGCTCAGGATGACAAATCGGTCCGCGGTGTGGTCTCCCCGGCGTCGCGCGGCGTGTCGGGGGAGCGGCGGGGGACGTAGATTCCATCGACCGAACGCGTCGTTCCTCTGCCGTTGAGCCGTACGTGAAGTTCTCTGCCCGCGGCGTTCTGGCCGCTTTGTTCGTGGTGGTGGTCGCCGCCGTGTGCGTGCGGCTCGGGTTCTGGCAGCTGGACCGCCTGGGCCAGCGCCGCGCGCGCAACGCCGGCATCCAGGCCGCCACCGTCATGCCTCCCCTGACGCTCTCCCCCGCGGCGTTCGATTCGCTGCGTCTGCGCCCGGAGGCGTACGCGTGGCGCCGCGTGCGCGCGTCCGGCCGCTACGACCAGGCCGCCGACGTCGTGCTGCGCGGCAAGGCGCGCGACGGGATGCCGGGCGTACAGATCGCGACACCGCTGATCCTGGCGGACGGGCGGGCGGTGATGGTGCTGCGCGGCTGGGCGCCCTCCCCCGACGGCGCGACGGCGGACGCGCGGTCGCTGCGGCTCCGGGCGGACACCGCGATCACCGTCGAGGGACTGCTGCAGCCCATCGGCGCGGAGACGGACCGCGGGCTTCCCATCGCGGGGCGCGCGGGCGCGGACACCACGTGGCGCCGCCTGAACCTGCTGGCGCTGCGCGAGCGGCGGCCGGGCACCGAACTGCTTCCGCTCAGCATCCAGCGGCTGGACTCCGACCTTTCCGACGATCCCGCCGCGGCGCTCCCCATGCCCGAGATTTCCGAAGGAAGCCACCTGAGCTACGCCGTGCAGTGGTTCAGCTTCGCCCTCATCGCCGTGGTGGGCTTTCTGGTGATGGCGCTGCGCCGCGGCCCCGCGCGCCGGGCGCCCTGACGGGGTACTCGTCTTGCAACGTCCCCGCGTCCTCTCCCCGGGTGGGGAGCGATGCAGACACGCAACGACCAGGAGACGACGCATGGCACGCTACGGACGCGAGTACAGCCAGGACGACGAGGACTTCGGTCAGGGCGGCGGATACGGCGGCGGACGCTCCAGCCGCGGCTACCGCGGCGGCGCATACGGCGGCATGGGCTCCGATTCGGCGCCGCAGTCCGGCGGGCACAGCGGATTCGGCCCCGGCGGCGGTGCGTACGACAACGACTTCGACGCCGGGCGCGGCGGCTACGGCGGCCAGGCGTTCGGCATGGACCGCGGCTACGGCGGCGGCGGCTCGCAATACGGCGGCTACGGCCAGGACACCGGCTTCACCGGCGGCGGCTACGGCCAGGACGAGTGGAGCGGGCGCGGCGGCCAGGGCTACGGCGGCGGCCAGGGCGGCTCCTACGGCGCTTCCACCGGCGGCCAGGGGTACGGCAACCAGGGCGGCTACGTGGGCGGGCAGGGCGGCGGCTACGGTGGTGGCCAGAGCCAGGGCGGGGGGTACGGCGGCTTCGGCTACGGCGGCGGATCGTACGGCGGCCAGAACTACGGCGGCTACGGGGGCGGATGGACCGAGGGCGAGTCCGGCTACGGCCGCGGCGGCTACGGCCAGCAGTCCGGCGGGCAGCAGCAGTCCGGCGGCCAAGGCGCGGGCGATGAACTGCGCCGCATGCGTGCCTCCGAGGTGATGACCGAAAATCCGGAAACGGTCACGCCCGACACCACCCTGGCCGACGCCGCGCGCAAGATGCGCGACCTGGACGTGGGCATCATTCCCGTGGTGGAAAGCGAGACCAGCAAGCGCCTCAAGGGCGTGCTGACGGACCGCGACATCACCATCCGCGCCGTGGCCGAGGGCAAGGACGCCCAGACCACCACCGTGCGCGACGTGATGACCACCGAGGTGGAAACCTGCAACAAGAACGATTCGCTGCGCGAGGTGATGAACCTCATGCAGCGCGAGCAGGTGCGGCGCGTGCCGATCACCGACCGCGAGGGCCGGCTGGTGGGGATCATCGCGCAGGCGGACTTGGCCACCGAGGTGGACAGCGAAAGCGGCCAGCGCGGCTTTGCCGACACGGTGGAGCAGATTTCCGAGCCCGGCCATCCGCGCAGCCGCGGCGGCAGCAGCCAGAGCCGCAGCGCCAGCCAGGGCTGGGGCGCGGCCGCGGGACGCAGCGGCGGCGGCGCGTCCGCCTCGAGTTCGTCCACCGGCCGCACCGCGGGCGGATCGTCCACCGGCGGATACGGCGGTTCCACCGGCGCGGGCTCGGCCGGCGGATACGGCGCTTCCACGGGCTCGGATTCCACGGGCGGATACGGCAGTTCGTCGGCGGGGCAGTCCACCGGCGGCACCAGCGCGACCGGCGGCTACGGGGCCAGCACCTCCGGCTCCGATGCCAACACCGGCGGCCTGGACTCCGGCACCGGCACCGGCGGCGAGAACGAGGTCTGACGCCGGCGGCAGGACGAAAATGGGAGAGCCCCGGGCGACCGGGGCTCTCCCATTTTCAGCCTGTCGGTGGCGGAAACCCTTGGAGCGGAGAGCCTGCGCAGTCACCAGAGGACCATCAGACTGCCTTGCACACCAGCGCAGAATCAATCAGCGGCTGTTTTGAGAGCCGTACGGTGATAGAACACCAGTTCGGGATGTACATCCGGAATCGCCATCGCCGTGTACCTGTCCGCGATCATGCGCGATATGCGCTCTGCTCGAGAGCGGAATTGAGGATGCAACGGATCATGCGGTCATAATCCACGCCGATAGTGGCGCACATGGTGGCCAGCGTGGCCGTGGGCTTGAGGCTCGGCAATGTGTTTACTTCCAAGAAGCAGGCCTCCCCGTCCTCCGCGACAATGAAATCGCTGCGGGAGTATCCCGAGCACCCGAGCGCCCGATGCGCCACTACCGCGAGCGCGCTGAGCCGCTCGTTGAGCCCCGCCGGGAATTCGGCGGGGCATTGAAAGCTGCGCAGGGCGGCCGTCTGCTTCGCCGGATGGTCGAAGAACTCCTGCGGGGTCTTGATCTCCAGCGGCGGCAGACCCACGGGCCCACCGTCCAGGTCCAAGACGCCCACCGTGACATTCCGTCCCGAACGGAAAGGTTCCGCCATCAGGCGGGCGCCGTCGGCCCCTGCGCGGCGCAGAACCTCGGCGACTTCGGCTACGGAGTGGCCCACCTCGATTCCCAGACTGCTTCCTTCAGACTCGGGCTTGATGATGACGGGCAGACCCAGCAAGTCGGCGATGAGCCGCGCCGCCTCGTGCACCGGCTGCGCGGGATCGATACGGACCTCGGGACAGACCGTCACGCCGGAGGCTGCGACGACGGTCTTCGCGGTGGGCTTGTGCATTCCCAAGGCGCTGGCCAGCACCCCAGAACCTGTGTACGGGATCCCGAACGTCTCCAGCAGTCCCTGCAGCTTGCCGTCCTCGCCATACTGCCCCGCGATGGCGAGAAAGGCCACATCCACGTGCGGCAACCCGGCGATCAGCTCGTTGGACGTGTCGATAACACGGACGTCGTACCCTTGGCGGCGCAGCGAGTCGCTGGCCGATTCTCCAGACTGCAGGGAGGGATTGCGTTCCCTGCTGACCCCTCCGGTCAGCACACCGATCCGACCTCTTCCGGGAAGCTCAAGACGCAAGTGCATGGAAGAACCAAACAAGAATGGGCGGGATATGATACCGATGGATCAGGTCAGGATAACGGGCTTCCGTCCAGACGTCAACATCCTTGTTGCAGGATCTTTCCAGGATAAGAGGATAGCCTCACCCAAAGTCTCGCGCGGAGCGCCGCACGACGGCACACCACCCGTGCGCAGCCAGAGTCCAGGACCTCGTCCCTGACGTGGAGAATGCCTGCCCGGACATTGGCAGCATGAATCCGCACGCAGCTGCGACCTCGCCCGGCGGGCGGGATTCGGGGCTGGACGGGGTTCTCACCCGCCGTGCCGGGGCCGGCCTTCGGTGATGATCACGAGCGCACGCTTGCCTGAGAGCGTGATCGGCTGACTTGTCGACGCCAGCGCGAACAGTCCCGCCATCCCCGCCGCCCCCGTAGGCCCGGCTCGTACTCCAGAGGAGCGGAGCGCTCGCAGTGCGGGGCCGCATCTGGAGTCATCAATCGCCAGATAGCTGTCAAAGCCGTACTTGATGTCGGTCCATGCGCCGGCCGACAGCAGGCCGGCGTTGATCCCCGCCATCACGGTCGATCCTGCTGCATCCAACCGGACAAGACTTCCCCGTTGGGCGGAGCGTTGCGCGGATGCGGCCACCACGCTTTCAACCGCGATGAGTTCCGGGTGGCGGACTGTCCCGCGTCGAAAGTAGCGGGCCGCCGCCGCCGCCAATCCGCCGATGCCGACCTGGACCAGAACCATATCCGGCGCGAACTCCGCCGCGTCAAGTTGGGTGTCCAGTTCGGCGAAGATCGCTCCATAGCCCTGAATCACCCATTCCGCGACACGATCCTCAGGGTCCGCTGAGGTATCGGAGAGGAGAAGACCTCCGGGTTCATGTAGGGATCGCAGGTAAGCGGCATCGACGCTGTCATCGTACGTACCGGGCACGATTACCACGTCGGCTCCCTCCGCCCGTAGGCGCGCCAGCACCCTGTCCGGCGTCTGCCGGGGCAGGTATATGGATGCGGGCAGCCCCGCCTCCCGAGCCGCACGCGCCACGGCGTGGCCATGGTTGCCGTCGGAGGCGGTGATCAGCCGGGCTACGCGTCCCCCCGCGGTGGCATCCAGGCACTGCGCGAGCGCCCACTGCACTCCCATGGCCTTGAAGGAGGTCAGGCCGAAGCGGTCAACCTCGAGCTTGGCCGCAAGATCGCGGAGCCCCAGCCGGTCAGCGAGTTCCGGCAGCCGGACGAGCGGTGACTGGTGGTAGCCTGGCAGGCGGCGGAGAAATGCGAGGGAACGCCCATCAAATGAGCGGACGCGGTCGTCGTCACGATGGGGACTCCTGAACAGCTCTGCAGGCGGTATCATGGTCGGAGTGCATGAATGGCGTGGTCATGAAGGTGCCACGAGGCTGACGCCGCCGGAACTATCCGGGAGGTAAGCCCGCGAAACGGGACGCCGTGATCCTGAACAGGCACTGCGCGCGAAGGGGATGATCCTCCGGCATGGCGGGGTGATGAAAGTGCCCGCTGAACGCCATCCCGATACGATGCATGACTTCGCGGGAACGCGCGTTGCCTGCAGCGCAGAATGAGACGATCTCCTCCAACCCAAGCCGCTCAAATCCCACGCGCAAGCTAGCCCGCGCGCCTTCGGTGGCGTAGCCGCGCCCCCAGTGCTGCGGCGCCAGCCGCCAGCCGATCTCGGTGCACGGGGAGAATGGATAGGTGAGGCGCGGGCATTGAATGCCGATAAAGCCGATGAATTCACGGGATTCCCGCAGTTCGGCCGCCCAGAACCCCCACCCGTGGTGATTGACGTGCGCGGAGATTCGGTCCACCAGTTGGTCCGCGGCGGCGCGATCTGGCAGCGGCCGGAGAAATTCCATGGCCGCGGGATCGGCGCAGAGCCGCGCGAAGGGCTCGCGATCAGAATCGCGCCACTCCCGGAGGAGGAGCCTGGCCGTGAGGATTTCCATGGAGCTTTCCAGGCGTGTGGCGGCTGGCGTTCGCCATTTACGGAAGGCACACTCCGTAGCGCAGCACCCAACCGGAGGCACCGTGAGGGACGCCGCGCGCTTGCGGGGCACCAGGTGGGTCTACGTTGCCCGCGCAGTTCCGGCGTGAACACCACGGTAGTGTCGACGGGGGCCATCGACAAGACAGTATGACATTCCACGCTGCGCCATGAAGACGTCTTCGATCGAGGTCCACCCCTCCATGATCGGTCCGCAATCCATCCGCGCGGCGCCGGAACAATCCGGGATGCCCTTTGCAGCAACGCGTTCAGCCTGCGGCGTTTCGCGGTGCCGGATCCCTGGTGCTGAGCTGACGCTCGGGATACGCGCGTCCGGAGGTACTGAAACGCAAAGAAGGTCCTCCCATTATCGACGGCGCGAAGACACCTGCCCCTGCTGCTTCGCCCGGCGTACCCGGACTCGTGCCCGGGTTGTCTTGAGTGCTTCTCCTTCTCCGTCCTACTCGAACCTCTTCAACACCAGCGTCGTGTTCGCGCCGCCGAATCCGAACGAGTTGCTGATGACCACGTCCAGCGCCGCCTCGCGGGCGGTGTCGGGAACGTAGTCCAGGTCGCACTCGGGATCCGGGTTCCGCAGGTTGATGGTCGGCGGCATGATCCCCTCGTTCAGCGCCATCGCGCACACCGCCGCCTCGATGCTGGCGCTGCCGCCCAGCGCGTGCCCGATCATCGACTTGGTGGACGACACCGCCAGCCGGTCCGCGTGCGCGCCGAACACGGAGCGGATCGCCCGCGTTTCCGCCCGGTCGCCCACCGGCGTCGACGTGCCGTGCGCGTTGATGTAGTCCACCCGCTCCGGCGCGATCCCCGCGCTGCGCAGCCCGCGCTTCATCGCCAGGGCGGCGCCCTCGCCGTTCTCCGGCGGCGCGGTGATGTGGTACGCGTCCGCGCTCATCCCGAAGCCGATCACCTCCGCCAGGATCGGCGCGCCGCGCTCGCGGGCGCTTTCCAGCTCTTCCATCACCAGAATGCCGCCGCCCTCCGCGTGCACGAAGCCGCTGCGCGTGGCGTCGAACGGACGCGACGCGGTCTCCGGCGTTTCCCACTGCGTGGCCAGCGCGCGCGCCGCCGCGAATCCGCCAAAGCTGATGGGGGTAAGGCACGCCTCGGTGCCGCCGGCCAGCATCATCTTCGCATCGCCGCGCTGGATGGCGTGAAAGGCTTCGCCGATGGCGTGGTTGCTGCTGGCGCACGCGCTGACCGGGGCGTAGCTGGGCCCCTGCGCGCCGGTGCGGATGGCGATCTGCCCCGCGGCCAGGTTGATGATGCTGGCGGGGATGAAGAACGGCGACACGCGGCTCAGCGTCCCCTTCTCCCGCGCCGTATCCGCCGTTTCCATGATGCTGATCAGCCCGCCCATCCCCGAGCCGACGATGGTTCCCGTTTCCGTGGGATCGGGAACGGGGCCCAGCCCGCCCAGCCCGGCGTTCACCATGGCGTCGTGCGCGGCGACGAGCGCGTACTGGATGAACCAGTCCATCCGCCGCGCGTCCTTGCGGTCCAGCACCGGCTCCGGCGAAAAGTTCTTCACCTCGCCCGCGATGGCGATTTCCGGCGCCAGGCCGGGAAGTTCGCACCTGGTGAGCGGCCCGATGCCGGAACGGCCGGCCTTGACCCCCGCCCACGTTTCCGCCGCGGTGTTGCCCAGCGCCGAAACCAGCCCGACGCCCGTGATGACGACCCTGCGCTGCTGCACGATAGCGCCCTGTCCTGGTGGTGATCCGGGTTGACTCAAAATCGATCGAACGCCCGCCTACGCCTTCAGCAGCCCGCGCTGCAGGGCGAACTTCACCAGCTCGCTGCGGTGGTGAAGGTTCAGCTTTTCCATGATCCGCGCGCGGTACGTGTCCACCGTCTTGGGGCTGATGAACAGCTTCTTGCCGATCTCGCTGCTGCTGAACCCCTCCACCGTAAAGCCCAGCACCTCGCGCTCTCGTTCAGTGAGCTTTTCGATGGGGTCCTCCACTCCCGGCTCGGCCTTCTGCTTCAGGCCGCGCAGCAGGAGCTTGGCGCCGGACGGGTACAGGAACACGTCGCCTGATGCCACGGTGCGGATGGCCTCGATCAGCTCCTCGTCCGCGCTGCGCTTGTTGACGTAGCCGCTGCCGCCGGCCTCGAGGACGGGGAGGAGGTGCTCTTCCTCGCCGTGCATCGTCAGCACGAGGACGCGGGCGGTGGTGCCCAGCGCGGCGATCTGGCGCACGGCCTCCAGCCCGCCCATCCCCGGCATCGACAGGTCCATCACCACCACGTCGGGGCGAAGCTGCGGCACCTTCATCACCGCCTCCTCGCCCGTGCCCGCCTCGCCCACCACCAGAAACCCGGGTTCCGCCTCCAGCAGCGCGCGCAGGCCGGCGCGCAGCACGGCGTGGTCATCCACCAGCAGGATGCGGATCGGGGTGGCCATGGGAGCGATGGGGATGGGGGAAAGACAAAACCGCCGCGGGCCGAATCTGGCCCGCGGCGGAGGAAAATGCAAGTCTTTGCGCCGTTACAGCTTGCCTGAAAGCCACGCCGGCGTCCATCCCGCCATGGTGCCGGACATGGCGGAAAAGTGCCCCAGCATCATCATCAGCCCCACGGCGACGAGCAGCACGCCGCTGGCGCGGTTGATCCACGGAAGCAGGCGCCGCATTCCCTTGAACGCGGTCAGAAAGCGGTCGATCAGCAGCGTGCTGAGCAGAAACGGAATCGCCAGCCCGGCCGAGTAGACGAAGAGCAGCCCCATCCCCTGGCCCATGCTTCCGCGCGTGGCGGCAAGCGTAAGGATGCCGCCCAGCACCGGCCCGATGCACGGCGTCCATCCCGCGCCGAACGTCACGCCGACGGCCACGGTGCCCAAGTAGCCCGCAGGCTTCTGGGCCAGGTGCATGCGCCACTCGCGGCCGGCGCCGGGAAGGCGCAGCAGCCCCAGCAGGTACAGGCCGAACAGGATCAGCAGCGCGCCGCCGATGCGCTCCACCCAGGTGCTGGCGTAGCGCATCAGGCTGCCCAGAAACGTCGCGGACGCGCCCATGATCATGAACACGGCGGTGAACCCGGCCACGAACAGCAGGCCGTGGATCAGCGCGGTGCGGCGGGTGCGGCGCTCGTCCACGGCCAGTTCATCCAGCGACATGCCGGTGATGAACGTGGCGTAGCTGGGCACCAGCGGCAGCACGCAGGGCGATAGAAAGCTGAGCAGCCCGGCCGAAAAGGCGACGAACAGGCCAAGGGACTGGGATTCCATGCGGATCGACG encodes:
- a CDS encoding D-alanine--D-alanine ligase family protein, producing the protein MHLRLELPGRGRIGVLTGGVSRERNPSLQSGESASDSLRRQGYDVRVIDTSNELIAGLPHVDVAFLAIAGQYGEDGKLQGLLETFGIPYTGSGVLASALGMHKPTAKTVVAASGVTVCPEVRIDPAQPVHEAARLIADLLGLPVIIKPESEGSSLGIEVGHSVAEVAEVLRRAGADGARLMAEPFRSGRNVTVGVLDLDGGPVGLPPLEIKTPQEFFDHPAKQTAALRSFQCPAEFPAGLNERLSALAVVAHRALGCSGYSRSDFIVAEDGEACFLEVNTLPSLKPTATLATMCATIGVDYDRMIRCILNSALEQSAYRA
- a CDS encoding SURF1 family cytochrome oxidase biogenesis protein; this encodes MKFSARGVLAALFVVVVAAVCVRLGFWQLDRLGQRRARNAGIQAATVMPPLTLSPAAFDSLRLRPEAYAWRRVRASGRYDQAADVVLRGKARDGMPGVQIATPLILADGRAVMVLRGWAPSPDGATADARSLRLRADTAITVEGLLQPIGAETDRGLPIAGRAGADTTWRRLNLLALRERRPGTELLPLSIQRLDSDLSDDPAAALPMPEISEGSHLSYAVQWFSFALIAVVGFLVMALRRGPARRAP
- a CDS encoding response regulator transcription factor, whose protein sequence is MATPIRILLVDDHAVLRAGLRALLEAEPGFLVVGEAGTGEEAVMKVPQLRPDVVVMDLSMPGMGGLEAVRQIAALGTTARVLVLTMHGEEEHLLPVLEAGGSGYVNKRSADEELIEAIRTVASGDVFLYPSGAKLLLRGLKQKAEPGVEDPIEKLTEREREVLGFTVEGFSSSEIGKKLFISPKTVDTYRARIMEKLNLHHRSELVKFALQRGLLKA
- the fabF gene encoding beta-ketoacyl-ACP synthase II, translating into MQQRRVVITGVGLVSALGNTAAETWAGVKAGRSGIGPLTRCELPGLAPEIAIAGEVKNFSPEPVLDRKDARRMDWFIQYALVAAHDAMVNAGLGGLGPVPDPTETGTIVGSGMGGLISIMETADTAREKGTLSRVSPFFIPASIINLAAGQIAIRTGAQGPSYAPVSACASSNHAIGEAFHAIQRGDAKMMLAGGTEACLTPISFGGFAAARALATQWETPETASRPFDATRSGFVHAEGGGILVMEELESARERGAPILAEVIGFGMSADAYHITAPPENGEGAALAMKRGLRSAGIAPERVDYINAHGTSTPVGDRAETRAIRSVFGAHADRLAVSSTKSMIGHALGGSASIEAAVCAMALNEGIMPPTINLRNPDPECDLDYVPDTAREAALDVVISNSFGFGGANTTLVLKRFE
- a CDS encoding CBS domain-containing protein — encoded protein: MARYGREYSQDDEDFGQGGGYGGGRSSRGYRGGAYGGMGSDSAPQSGGHSGFGPGGGAYDNDFDAGRGGYGGQAFGMDRGYGGGGSQYGGYGQDTGFTGGGYGQDEWSGRGGQGYGGGQGGSYGASTGGQGYGNQGGYVGGQGGGYGGGQSQGGGYGGFGYGGGSYGGQNYGGYGGGWTEGESGYGRGGYGQQSGGQQQSGGQGAGDELRRMRASEVMTENPETVTPDTTLADAARKMRDLDVGIIPVVESETSKRLKGVLTDRDITIRAVAEGKDAQTTTVRDVMTTEVETCNKNDSLREVMNLMQREQVRRVPITDREGRLVGIIAQADLATEVDSESGQRGFADTVEQISEPGHPRSRGGSSQSRSASQGWGAAAGRSGGGASASSSSTGRTAGGSSTGGYGGSTGAGSAGGYGASTGSDSTGGYGSSSAGQSTGGTSATGGYGASTSGSDANTGGLDSGTGTGGENEV
- a CDS encoding pyridoxal-phosphate dependent enzyme; protein product: MIPPAELFRSPHRDDDRVRSFDGRSLAFLRRLPGYHQSPLVRLPELADRLGLRDLAAKLEVDRFGLTSFKAMGVQWALAQCLDATAGGRVARLITASDGNHGHAVARAAREAGLPASIYLPRQTPDRVLARLRAEGADVVIVPGTYDDSVDAAYLRSLHEPGGLLLSDTSADPEDRVAEWVIQGYGAIFAELDTQLDAAEFAPDMVLVQVGIGGLAAAAARYFRRGTVRHPELIAVESVVAASAQRSAQRGSLVRLDAAGSTVMAGINAGLLSAGAWTDIKYGFDSYLAIDDSRCGPALRALRSSGVRAGPTGAAGMAGLFALASTSQPITLSGKRALVIITEGRPRHGG
- a CDS encoding cytochrome c biogenesis CcdA family protein, translating into MESQSLGLFVAFSAGLLSFLSPCVLPLVPSYATFITGMSLDELAVDERRTRRTALIHGLLFVAGFTAVFMIMGASATFLGSLMRYASTWVERIGGALLILFGLYLLGLLRLPGAGREWRMHLAQKPAGYLGTVAVGVTFGAGWTPCIGPVLGGILTLAATRGSMGQGMGLLFVYSAGLAIPFLLSTLLIDRFLTAFKGMRRLLPWINRASGVLLVAVGLMMMLGHFSAMSGTMAGWTPAWLSGKL
- a CDS encoding GNAT family N-acetyltransferase, which codes for MEILTARLLLREWRDSDREPFARLCADPAAMEFLRPLPDRAAADQLVDRISAHVNHHGWGFWAAELRESREFIGFIGIQCPRLTYPFSPCTEIGWRLAPQHWGRGYATEGARASLRVGFERLGLEEIVSFCAAGNARSREVMHRIGMAFSGHFHHPAMPEDHPLRAQCLFRITASRFAGLPPG